The following proteins are encoded in a genomic region of Bombus pyrosoma isolate SC7728 linkage group LG1, ASM1482585v1, whole genome shotgun sequence:
- the LOC122566362 gene encoding mucin-5AC-like isoform X6, giving the protein MIGSFWNLCRACPSMPIDKQLHSEYRSTYTWHEYTGPHQEHTVVRRAPQPPPTSRPTLEPPLPRRKKCPELAYKTHEFMTAADGGGIDAVDSNVVADKVREVTTQSGLPPSQLSKAISRISTEYRLQFAWPRRPQLTNGETMAPEVLAAGLPAGTTGPPRKSLSMGALKQGIAPTGPAPVHKKRPGDVDHKRDGKWNISTNFFSSDPTCVCFPGRLEPFQVAKRMQASELEPLVGGTGADTIDGVVPEGDEREEDMPDLKIAFRGKKSGRTVRISDDKGLSKPQKKPFPTSDVIELRRLADEYKHRDWGCGLAAEDEASLWKRVSSNHALNALSLARSVTKEEKEKENTRKVAPVAATMTMPPAGRPSSVQARPVHGILHDDFKVDPERAIARARKDFLIRHHLDRTTGVGDGALLPSPTREKLEPVIPRRREETKEHREEIQPKTKSSPKNSPRTGRSQSLGPTVTERRSPKRQPPRAPSVTKDAKEKEKEPKDKEKEQREKGSEPERHPRPITGPGRVRWSIREPSTVSSAGSSISVPPLPPPPSGPGPTPFYRRSPQVHRKSFLATTAPPYRPLHHAKPSTTTTSTTTITTTTTTTTTTTTTTTNTTSTSVKPPVKHSVHTSVHHPPTSSAAAAARPDRVKDISRSHQGPNEAKTGRDQTAAAAAAAAAADPSKSSSDSRYASNQAATAVQPMTAEPQVNGDVTGGDSSVASTPPSQTQSQPPVSATTASPWIDDEPVVKSPPEPTRVKSPEQMIMRSPEPVNWTVPLDTGKTFTVTQNVREEPLTRPHSEAKSWAPSSVPSAPQSAPPELAAQHKSQHSQHSGYKSPESESVSIGSFSGLNGHKDMDSERDSPLPSNVQAGGTTALDENETDGTEEEPKEQQRPEPSIKPVSGTSLRCLEDPSFEYDRKKEAGQPATTTTMTTPLSSTVPQQGYRILEAESPQGGTTEGGGGGGGSMGGLGSSSGGGYHVLEAPTVVPGSAQRSAASEVLEKARNRFDKFWGKGSSSEN; this is encoded by the exons GAAGTTACAACGCAGTCAGGTTTGCCACCGAGTCAACTGAGCAAAGCGATTTCGCGGATCAGCACCGAGTATCGGCTGCAGTTCGCCTGGCCTAGAAGACCTCAACTGACGAATGGCGAGACAATGGCGCCGGAGGTGTTGGCCGCGGGACTTCCTGCAGGTACGACAGGCCCACCTAGAAAATCTCTCAGCATGGGAGCTCTTAAGCAGGGTATCGCCCCTACAGGACCTGCCCCGGTTCACAAGAAACGACCCGGTGATGTCGATCATAAGCGCGATGGTAAATGGAACATCTCGACAAATTTTTTCTCCTCCGATCCAACTTGCGTTTGCTTTCCAGGGCGTCTTGAACCATTTCAAGTAGCAAAAA GGATGCAAGCGTCGGAGTTGGAGCCACTGGTCGGAGGAACCGGGGCCGATACCATCGACGGAGTGGTGCCCGAGGGCGACGAGCGTGAGGAGGATATGCCGGACTTGAAAATAGCTTTCAG GGGTAAAAAGTCAGGTAGGACCGTAAGGATATCGGATGATAAAGGGCTGAGCAAACCGCAGAAGAAACCGTTTCCTACGTCTGATGTCATCGAGCTTAGACGACTCGCTGACGAGTACAAG CATCGCGACTGGGGTTGCGGTCTGGCAGCAGAGGACGAGGCTTCGCTGTGGAAACGAGTCTCCAGTAACCACGCTCTCAACGCGCTGTCCCTTGCCAG GTCAGTgacgaaggaagagaaagaaaaggagaacaCGAGGAAGGTCGCCCCCGTTGCTGCCACGATGACCATGCCCCCTGCTGGCCGACCATCATCGGTACAAGCTAGACCCGTTCACGGAATTTTGCATGACGATTTTAAAGTG GACCCGGAGAGAGCCATTGCTCGCGCAAGGAAAGATTTCTTGATCCGCCATCACTTGGATCGTACAACTGGCGTGG GTGACGGTGCACTACTTCCCTCTCCAACGAGAGAGAAGTTGGAGCCCGTGATACCACGACGTCGAGAGGAAACGAAAGAGCATCGCGAAGAGATTCAGCCTAAGACCAAGTCCAGTCCTAAGAACAGTCCAAGAACCGGTCGTTCTCAGAGTCTTGGTCCTACCGTGACCGAACGTCGTTCACCTAAACGTCAACCACCGCGTGCACCGTCCGTCACTAAAGACGCCAAG gagaaagaaaaggagccGAAGGACAAGGAGAAAGAGCAAAGGGAAAAGGGCAGTGAGCCTGAAAGGCACCCACGACCGA TCACGGGCCCTGGCCGCGTGCGTTGGAGCATACGGGAACCGTCGACGGTTTCCTCGGCGGGTTCGTCGATCAGCGTGCCGCCATTACCGCCACCACCCTCGGGCCCAGGGCCTACTCCGTTCTACAGGAGGTCCCCGCAGGTCCATCGGAAAT CCTTCCTCGCAACCACCGCTCCCCCCTATCGCCCTCTTCATCACGCGAAACCCTCGACCACTACCACAAGTACCACCACAATTACCACTACTACCACAACCACCACTACCACAACTACCACTACCACAAACACGACAAGTACAAGCGTAAAACCCCCGGTAAAGCATTCGGTTCATACGAGTGTCCATCACCCACCTACGTCGAGCGCTGCTGCTGCGGCCAGGCCGGACCGTGTTAAAGATATAAGCCGGTCCCACCAAGGTCCGAACGAGGCAAAAACGGGCCGCGACCAGACAGCTGCGGCTGCGGCCGCAGCCGCCGCCGCCGATCCATCCAAATCATCCTCCGATAGTCGATACGCGTCAAACCAAGCCGCTACTGCCGTCCAACCTA TGACGGCAGAACCGCAAGTGAACGGGGACGTGACCGGAGGAGATTCGAGCGTCGCGTCGACGCCGCCGTCACAAACACAGTCGCAGCCGCCCGTTTCGGCCACCACCGCAAGCCCGTGGATCGACGACGAGCCGGTAGTGAAAAGCCCGCCAGAACCGACAAGGGTAAAGTCTCCGGAGCAGATGATCATGCGCTCCCCGGAACCGGTCAACTGGACGGTGCCATTGGACACCGGGAAAACATTCACTGTCACTCAAAACGTCAGAGAAG aacCTTTGACGCGTCCGCATAGCGAAGCGAAGAGCTGGGCACCTTCGTCGGTTCCGTCGGCCCCGCAATCTGCACCACCTGAATTGGCGGCACAGCACAAATCGCAGCACTCTCAGCATTCCGGATATAAGTCACCAGAAAGCGAAAGCGTTTCTATCGGTAGCTTTAGTGGCTTGAACGGGCACAAGGACATGGATTCCGAAAGGGATAGTCCATTGCCTTCGAACGTTCAGGCTGGCGGCACCACCGCACTCGATGAAAAT GAAACAGACGGTACCGAAGAAGAACCCAAGGAACAACAGAGACCGGAGCCATCGATAAAACCTGTGTCTGGGACGAGTTTAAGATGCCTAGAGGATCCGAGTTTCGAAtacgatagaaagaaagaagctgGTCAACCTGCGACGACAACAACGATGACGACACCGTTATCGTCTACGGTTCCTCAGCAAGGTTATCGTATCCTAGAAGCTGAATCGCCTCAGGGTGGTACCACCGAGGGCGGTGGTGGCGGTGGAGGTAGCATGGGTGGGTTAGGAAGTAGTAGCGGTGGTGGTTATCACGTACTGGAAGCACCAACGGTGGTTCCAGGCTCCGCACAACGTTCTGCGGCGAGCGAGGTGCTGGAAAAGGCGCGAAATCGCTTCGATAAATTCTGGGGAAAGGGCAGCAGCTCGGAAAATTAG
- the LOC122566497 gene encoding DPH3 homolog yields MSVYHDEVEIEDFEYDEDEEVYYYPCPCGDQFQISKAELAAGVEEATCPSCSLVIKVIYDKEAFATKQKELVRDEEKQLMIQKV; encoded by the coding sequence atgtCTGTATATCACGATGAAGTAGAAATTGAAGATTTTGAGTATGACGAGGACGAAGAAGTATATTACTACCCATGCCCTTGTGGGGATCAGTTTCAAATCTCTAAAGCAGAATTAGCTGCTGGTGTGGAAGAAGCCACATGTCCTTCGTGCTCTTTGGttattaaagtaatttacGATAAGGAGGCATTTGCAACTAAACAAAAGGAACTTGTTAGGGATGAGGAAAAACAGCTTATGATCCAAAAGGTTTGA
- the LOC122566477 gene encoding potential E3 ubiquitin-protein ligase ariadne-2 isoform X1 produces MEGHTHNSCASMTTEEYDTEMDYSDSDCGDPGYEDYYNVHPWDGEGDNDIDNDQSRRDPEYAVYDCLRIEEVERLLNEDVELLSNSLHITPSLAKVLLHAHNWALQDIIAKYRTNASSLLINSKIRSLPPLDSLSALKGQRGGLCSVCVTIYPAEKFSILTCGHSFCKDCWCMHFEVQITQGISTGISCMAQDCNVLAPEDFVLSLLTKPNMRERYQQFAFCDYVKSHPQLRFCPGPNCQMIMRSKEQRAKRVMCSSCRTVFCFRCGIDYHAPTDCNTMKKWLTKCADDSETANYISAHTKDCPKCHICIEKNGGCNHMQCYNCKYDFCWMCLGDWKAHGSEYYVCSRYKENPNIAHESVLAQAREALKKYLHYYERWENHSKSLKLEEQTLEAIKMQINKKVMNSSGTWIDWQHLFAAASLLTRCRYTLQYTYPYAYYMEPGPRKELFEYQQAQLEAEIEDLSWKIEHAETTNRGDLENQMDIAEKRRVTLLKDFLEIS; encoded by the exons ATGGAAGGACATACACATAACTCATGCGCCAGT ATGACGACTGAGGAATATGACACTGAAATGGATTACTCCGACTCAGATTGCGGAGATCCAGGTTACGaagattattataatgtaCACCCATGGGATGGAGAAGGTGACAATGATATAGATAACGATCAAAGCCGAAGAGATCCTGAATACGCTGTATATGATTGTTTAAGAATTGAAGAAGTGGAAAGACTTTTAAATGAAGATGTAGAGTTGTTAAGTAATAGTCTCCATATAACACCATCCTTAGCCAAAGTTTTATTACACGCACACAATTGGGCATTACAAGACATCATCGCAAAGTATCGTACCAATGCTTCCagtttgttaattaattcaaaaataagATCATTACCTCCATTGGATTCACTATCAGCACTAAAAGGTCAAAGGGGTGGATTATGTTCAGTTTGTGTTACAATATATCCAGctgagaaattttctattctaacATGTGGACATTCATTTTGTAAAGACTGTTGGTGCATGCATTTTGAAGTACAAATAACCCAAGGTATTTCTACAG GAATAAGTTGCATGGCACAGGATTGTAATGTCCTAGCTCCAGAAGACTTTGTTTTATCTCTACTTACTAAGCCTAACATGAGAGAAAGATATCAACAGTTTGCTTTTTGTGATTATGTAAAATCCCATCCACAATTAAGGTTTTGTCCCGGACCCAATTGTCAAATGATTATGCGTTCGAAAGAGCAAAGAGCAAAAAGAGTGATGTGTTCATCATGTAGAACTGTGTTTTG CTTCCGATGTGGTATTGATTACCATGCACCCACTGACTGTAATACTATGAAAAAATGGCTAACAAAATGTGCAGATGATTCAGAAACAGCTAATTATATTAGCGCCCACACCAAAGAT TGTCCAAAATGCCATATTTGCATAGAAAAAAATGGTGGTTGCAATCATATGCAATGTTATAATTGTAAGTATGATTTTTGTTGGATGTGCCTTGGAGATTGGAAAGCACACGGAAGCGAATATTATGTATGTTCAAGATATAAAGAGAATCCTAACATTGCTCATGAGAGTGTTCTTGCACAAGCAAGAGAAGctctaaaaaaatatcttcattaCTACGAAaga TGGGAAAATCACAGTAAGTCGTTAAAATTGGAAGAACAAACTTTAGAAGCTATAAAGATGCAAATAAACAAGAAAGTAATGAACTCTAGTGGAACGTGGATCGATTGGCAACATTTATTTGCAGCTGCGTCGCTTTTAACGCGTTGCCGCTATACTTTACAGTATACTTACCCTTATGCTTATTATATGGAACCTGGACCGCGAAAAGAATTA tttgAATACCAACAAGCGCAATTGGAAGCGGAAATAGAAGATCTTTCTTGGAAAATAGAACATGCAGAAACAACAAATCGTGGAGATTTGGAAAATCAAATGGATATTGCTGAAAAACGTCGAGTCACTTTACTGAAGGATTTTCTTGAG ATATCTTAA
- the LOC122566477 gene encoding potential E3 ubiquitin-protein ligase ariadne-2 isoform X2 — MTTEEYDTEMDYSDSDCGDPGYEDYYNVHPWDGEGDNDIDNDQSRRDPEYAVYDCLRIEEVERLLNEDVELLSNSLHITPSLAKVLLHAHNWALQDIIAKYRTNASSLLINSKIRSLPPLDSLSALKGQRGGLCSVCVTIYPAEKFSILTCGHSFCKDCWCMHFEVQITQGISTGISCMAQDCNVLAPEDFVLSLLTKPNMRERYQQFAFCDYVKSHPQLRFCPGPNCQMIMRSKEQRAKRVMCSSCRTVFCFRCGIDYHAPTDCNTMKKWLTKCADDSETANYISAHTKDCPKCHICIEKNGGCNHMQCYNCKYDFCWMCLGDWKAHGSEYYVCSRYKENPNIAHESVLAQAREALKKYLHYYERWENHSKSLKLEEQTLEAIKMQINKKVMNSSGTWIDWQHLFAAASLLTRCRYTLQYTYPYAYYMEPGPRKELFEYQQAQLEAEIEDLSWKIEHAETTNRGDLENQMDIAEKRRVTLLKDFLEIS; from the exons ATGACGACTGAGGAATATGACACTGAAATGGATTACTCCGACTCAGATTGCGGAGATCCAGGTTACGaagattattataatgtaCACCCATGGGATGGAGAAGGTGACAATGATATAGATAACGATCAAAGCCGAAGAGATCCTGAATACGCTGTATATGATTGTTTAAGAATTGAAGAAGTGGAAAGACTTTTAAATGAAGATGTAGAGTTGTTAAGTAATAGTCTCCATATAACACCATCCTTAGCCAAAGTTTTATTACACGCACACAATTGGGCATTACAAGACATCATCGCAAAGTATCGTACCAATGCTTCCagtttgttaattaattcaaaaataagATCATTACCTCCATTGGATTCACTATCAGCACTAAAAGGTCAAAGGGGTGGATTATGTTCAGTTTGTGTTACAATATATCCAGctgagaaattttctattctaacATGTGGACATTCATTTTGTAAAGACTGTTGGTGCATGCATTTTGAAGTACAAATAACCCAAGGTATTTCTACAG GAATAAGTTGCATGGCACAGGATTGTAATGTCCTAGCTCCAGAAGACTTTGTTTTATCTCTACTTACTAAGCCTAACATGAGAGAAAGATATCAACAGTTTGCTTTTTGTGATTATGTAAAATCCCATCCACAATTAAGGTTTTGTCCCGGACCCAATTGTCAAATGATTATGCGTTCGAAAGAGCAAAGAGCAAAAAGAGTGATGTGTTCATCATGTAGAACTGTGTTTTG CTTCCGATGTGGTATTGATTACCATGCACCCACTGACTGTAATACTATGAAAAAATGGCTAACAAAATGTGCAGATGATTCAGAAACAGCTAATTATATTAGCGCCCACACCAAAGAT TGTCCAAAATGCCATATTTGCATAGAAAAAAATGGTGGTTGCAATCATATGCAATGTTATAATTGTAAGTATGATTTTTGTTGGATGTGCCTTGGAGATTGGAAAGCACACGGAAGCGAATATTATGTATGTTCAAGATATAAAGAGAATCCTAACATTGCTCATGAGAGTGTTCTTGCACAAGCAAGAGAAGctctaaaaaaatatcttcattaCTACGAAaga TGGGAAAATCACAGTAAGTCGTTAAAATTGGAAGAACAAACTTTAGAAGCTATAAAGATGCAAATAAACAAGAAAGTAATGAACTCTAGTGGAACGTGGATCGATTGGCAACATTTATTTGCAGCTGCGTCGCTTTTAACGCGTTGCCGCTATACTTTACAGTATACTTACCCTTATGCTTATTATATGGAACCTGGACCGCGAAAAGAATTA tttgAATACCAACAAGCGCAATTGGAAGCGGAAATAGAAGATCTTTCTTGGAAAATAGAACATGCAGAAACAACAAATCGTGGAGATTTGGAAAATCAAATGGATATTGCTGAAAAACGTCGAGTCACTTTACTGAAGGATTTTCTTGAG ATATCTTAA
- the LOC122566357 gene encoding synaptojanin-1 yields MAMGKGFRVYEKLKPPSPHSLILEQRNRKETVLFESQAVAVLSAEETDTLKGKYTKLLDAYGCLGVLQLNAGENTLLYLVLVTGCFSVGKIGESEIFRITQTHFVPLHYTQSNEDRVSEVRKVLNSGTFYFSWSANQEPLDITLSAQRRCKSTTTDNRFFWNRMLHIHLLRYGVDTSHWLLKAMCGSVEIRTVYVGHRQARAVLMSRLSCERAGTRFNVRGTNDDGHVANFVETEQVIYLDNEVTSYVQTRGSVPLFWEQPGIQVGSHKVKISRGSEASAPAFNRHLNMIKQRYGQQVIINLLGSSLIGSKEGEAMLSQLFQTHHNMSEHTDVPHILFDYHQECRGGNMKNLSKLKTKVDKYLESFSLFYAAGNTVILEQIGTIRTNCLDCLDRTNCVQTFFALEILSKQLGLLKLLEKQQMVSRFEEVFRQMWINNGNEVSKIYAGTGAIQGSSKLMDGARSAARTIQNNLLDSSKQEAIDILLLGSTLNTELADRARLLLPSNMLHAPPSVLREMCKRYNEYVATMNLRISVGTYNVNGGKHFRSVVYKDVSLSDWLLDAPRKSSSLVSVEYDNIPVDIFAIGFEEIVDLNASNIMAASTDNAKAWAEELQKVLSRDTEYVLVTYQQLVGVCLYLFIRPEHAPYLRDVAVDCVKTGLGGATGNKGAAAIRCVLYSTSFCFVCAHFAAGQSQVNERNADYAEITRKITFPMGRTLNTHDYVFWCGDFNYRVDMDKDEMKEMIKRNEFDQILQYDQLKVQQEQGNVFKNFLEGPINFAPTYKYDLFSGDYDTSEKCRQPAWTDRVLWKRRKQVPDIDSPTDWNSGKLIHYGRAELKQSDHRPVIAIIDIDIHCVESEKRERVFKEVIQDLGPPDGTIVVKAVEESDDMDSVFDENFMMALLQDFSHIGEVILVRFVGETIWVTFRDGQCALSAARKGMTQVCGQALKLSLKSPNWVQLIEKEIELCSNTTVAQFVSNSPMRSPMQRLEQLDIGERSSPSRGSPNGVIPPPRPAPPGRPTQPPKSPVQDRKQGPRAGVFSVLPNQYPAPLAREREFDQSERLSPESAIYEEIMDGSPNYPIPNRPPPPLPRTDPSQEPSRPPNSKPPPLPQRQAPPPPQHPPPSLPASNAPPPIPARTSGGPPIPARNPH; encoded by the exons ATGGCGATGGGCAAAGGGTTTCGCGTCTACGAAAAGTTAAAACCACCTAGTCCTCATTCACTTATATTGGAACAACGAAATCGAAAGGAAACTGTTCTTTTCGAATCACAGGCAGTCGCTGTTCTTT CTGCTGAAGAAACAGACACTTTGAAAGGgaaatacacaaaattattAGATGCATATGGATGCTTAGGCGTATTGCAGTTAAATGCAGGTGAAAATACCTTATTATACCTTGTTCTTGTGACTGGCTGTTTTTCAGTTGGCAAAATAGGAGAGTccgaaatatttagaattacaCAGACTCATTTTGTACCACTTCATTATACACAAAGTAACGAGGATCGTGTATCTGAAGTTAGAAAAGTTCTCAACTCtggtacattttatttttcttggtCTGCTAATCAAGAGCCTCTTGATATTACCCTTAGTGCACAGAGGAGATGCAAATCTACAACAACTGACAATAGATTCTTTTG GAATCGAAtgttacatatacatttattaagaTATGGTGTGGATACATCCCATTGGTTACTTAAAGCAATGTGTGGTAGTGTAGAAATTCGAACTGTATATGTTGGTCATAGACAAGCTCGTGCTGTCCTCATGTCTAGATTAAGTTGTGAACGGGCAGGCACAAG GTTTAATGTCAGAGGAACTAATGATGATGGTCATGTAGCAAATTTtgtagaaacagagcaagtaatatatttagataatgAAGTAACCTCTTATGTGCAGACCAGGGGATCAGTTCCTTTATTCTGGGAACAGCCTGGTATACAGGTTGGTTCTCATAAAGTGAAAATTTCTCGTGGTTCTGAAGCTTCTGCACCAGCCTTTAATAGACATTTGAATATGATTAAACAAAGGTATGGCCAGCAAGTAATTATCAATCTTCTTGGATCTAGTTTAATTGGGAGTAAAGAAGGAGAAGCAATGTTAAGTCAGTTATTCCAAACTCATCATAATATGTCAGAACATACTGATGTACCTCATATTCTATTTGATTACCACCAAGAATGCAGAGgtggaaatatgaaaaacctttcaaagttgaaaacaaaagtagataaatatttagaatcaTTTTCCTTGTTTTACGCGGCTGGTAATACTGTCATTCTTGAGCAAATTGGGACTATTAGAACAAATTGTCTCGATTGTTTAGATAGAACAAATTGtgtacaaacattttttgCACTGGAGATACTTAGCAAACAACTTGGATTATTGAAGTTACTTGAAAAACAGCAGATGGTTTCAAGATTTGAAGAAGTATTTAGACAAATGTGGATCAACAATGGTAATGaagtaagtaaaatatatgctGGTACTGGGGCAATTCAAGGAAGTTCAAAATTAATGGATGGTGCAAGATCTGCAGCTAGaacaatacaaaataatttattagactCCAGTAAACAAGAAGCTATTGACATTTTGTTATTGGGATCAACTTTAAATACTGAATTAGCGGATAGAGCTCGATTACTTTTACCTTCAAATATGCTACACGCTCCACCGAGCGTTCTCAGAGAAATGTGTAAAAGATATAATGAGTACGTAGCTACAATGAATCTCAGAATAAGTGTTGGTACCTACAACGTTAATGGAGGGAAACACTTCCGAAGTGTCGTTTACAAAGATGTATCTCTTTCTGATTGGTTACTAGATGCTCCACGAAAATCATCAT CTCTAGTATCAGTTGAATATGACAATATTCCTGTAGATATATTTGCGATAGGATTTGAAGAAATCGTTGACTTGAATGCTAGTAACATAATGGCTGCTAGTACTGATAATGCAAAAGCTTGGGCAGAGGAATTGCAAAAAGTACTTTCTCGGGATACTGAATATGTTTTGGTCACATATCAACAATTAGTCGGTGTTtgtctttatttattcatacgaCCTGAGCATGCACCTTATTTAAGAGATGTAGCTGTAGATTGTGTAAAAACCGGTTTGGGAGGTGCAACAGGAAATAAAGGAGCTGCTGCTATTAGATGCGTATTGTATTCCACGTCCTTTTGTTTTGTTTGTGCACATTTTGCTGCTGGTCAATCTCAAGTGAATGAACGCAATGCAGATTATGCGGAAATTACGCGAAAAATTACCTTCCCTATGGGAAGAACATTGAATACTCATGATTACGTATTTTGGTGTGGAGATTTCAATTACAGGGTTGATATGGATAAGGATGAGATGAAAGAAATGatcaaaagaaacgaatttgatcaaatattacaatatgatCAGTTGAAG GTTCAACAGGAGCAAGgaaatgttttcaaaaattttttgGAAGGTCCTATTAACTTTGCTCCAACATACAAGTATGATCTTTTTTCTGGTGACTATGACACTAGTGAAAAATGTCGACAGCCTGCTTGGACGGATAGAGTATTGTGGAAACGTCGGAAACAAGTACCTGATATCG ATTCCCCTACAGATTGGAATTcaggaaaattaattcattatgGCAGAGCAGAATTGAAACAAAGTGATCATCGGCCGGTTATTGCCattatagatatagatattcATTGCGTTGAATCTGAAAAACGTGAACGAGTATTCAAAGAAGTGATTCAAGATTTGGGTCCACCTGATGGCACTATAGTAGTTAAAGCAGTTGAAGAATCGGATGATATGGACAGCgtgttcgatgaaaatttcatgatGGCTCTATTGCAAGATTTCTCTCATATTGGCGAAGTAATCCTTGTCAGATTCGTCGGTGAAACAATCTGGGTAACATTTAGAGATGGACAGTGTGCTTTGTCAGCAGCCAGGAAAGGTATGACTCAAGTATGTGGTCAAGCCTTGAAATTATCGTTGAAATCTCCAAATTGGGTACAACtaatcgaaaaagaaatagaacttTGCAGTAATACCACAGTTGCACAGTTTGTTTCAAATTCTCCAATGAGGAGCCCTATGCAAAGATTAGAACAATTAGACATAGGAGAACGATCATCCCCTAGTAGAGGTAGTCCAAATGGAGTAATTCCTCCACCCAGACCAGCTCCACCAGGGCGTCCAACTCAACCACCAAAAAGTCCAGTACAAGATCGAAAACAAGGACCACGAGCTGGTGTATTTAGCGTGTTGCCCAATCAATATCCAGCACCTTTAgccagagaaagagaatttgACCAAAGCGAAAGGTTATCTCCGGAATCTGCaatttatgaagaaataatgGATGGATCACCTAACTACCCTATACCAAACCGTCCACCACCTCCATTACCTCGTACGGATCCTTCGCAAGAACCTAGTAGGCCACCCAATTCTAAACCGCCTCCACTACCTCAAAGACAAGCTCCTCCACCTCCTCAACATCCACCACCTAGTTTACCCGCGTCGAATGCTCCACCACCAATTCCGGCAAGAACATCAGGTGGACCACCCATTCCAGCTAGAAATCCACATTAA
- the LOC122566493 gene encoding guanine nucleotide-binding protein G(i) subunit alpha, which yields MGCAVSTTGEKEAAERSKKIDKDLRADGERAASEVKLLLLGAGESGKSTIVKQMKIIHETGYSKEECEQYKPVVCSNTVQSLMTIIRAMGQLRIDFADPNKADIARQFFTLASAAEEGELTGELALLMKRLWQDAGVQLCFTRSREYQLNDSAAYYLNALDRIAQPNYIPTQQDVLRTRVKTTGIVETHFSFKGLHFKMFDVGGQRSERKKWIHCFEGVTAIIFCVALSGYDLVLAEDEEMNRMIESMKLFDSICNSKWFVETSIILFLNKKDLFEEKITRSPLTICFPEYKGANTYEECASYIQMKFENLNKRKDQKQIYTHFTCATDTSNIQFVFDAVTDVIIKNNLSNCGLLS from the exons ATGGGTTGTGCGGTGAGCACCACCGGCGAGAAAGAAGCTGCGGAGAGGTCTAAGAAGATCGACAAGGATCTCAGAGCCGATGGGGAACGGGCCGCCAGTGAGGTCAAGCTCCTCTTGCTTG GAGCTGGAGAATCTGGAAAATCTACTATagtaaaacaaatgaaaattatccaTGAAACTGGCTATAGTAAAGAAGAATGTGAACAATATAAACCTGTAGTTTGTAGTAATACAGTTCAAAGTCTTATGACAATAATTAGAGCCATGGGTCAACTTAGAATTGACTTTGCAGACCCTAATAAAGCG GATATAGCACGTCAATTCTTTACCCTAGCTTCTGCAGCAGAGGAGGGTGAGCTAACTGGGGAACTGGCACTATTAATGAAACGATTATGGCAGGACGCTGGAGTACAACTTTGTTTCACACGTAGTAGGGAATATCAGCTCAATGATTCTGCGGCATATTACCTTAATGCTTTAGACCGTATAGCACAACCTAATTATATTCCTACTCAGCAAGATGTTCTTAGAACACGTGTGAAAACAACAGGAATAGTAGAAACACACTTTTCTTTCAAAGGCTTACATTTTAA AATGTTTGATGTGGGTGGTCAAAGatcagaaagaaagaaatggataCACTGTTTTGAAGGAGTTACTGCAATCATATTTTGTGTTGCATTAAGTGGATACGACTTGGTTCTTGCAGAGGATGAAGAAATGAATAGAATGATAGAGTCGATGAAATTGTTTGATTCTATCTGTAATAGTAAGTGGTTTGTTGAAACATCAATCATTTTATTCCTAAACAAAAAAGATCTTTTTGAGGAAAAGATCACTAGGAGCCCATTGACTATCTGTTTCCCAGAGTATAAGGGTGCCAATACATATGAAGAATGTGCTTCTTAcattcaaatgaaattcgaaaatttgaataaaagaaaagatcagAAACAAATTTACACACATTTTACATGTGCTACTGACACATCTAATATACAGTTTGTGTTTGATGCTGTAACCGATGTTATAATCAAAAACAATTTGAGTAATTGTGGTTTATTAAGTTAA